The Alnus glutinosa chromosome 8, dhAlnGlut1.1, whole genome shotgun sequence DNA segment CCCCATGGACCGATTAAAACATCAGAGTCATGTACAAGATGTCTGAAACTCATCACAATACCGAATGTGCCATGTCTGAAACTCATCTCTCGCAAAGTCTTTTTATGTTCCTGACACTATTCTTTGCTTCTGACTACGTTCTTCTACCCATTGGCAAAGTTCCCAAACACTAGGCATGAGCAATGCTTCTTCTGGAAAACTCCAATGCCCTCCAGCTTTGGCATTTAGCAACTTGCATCTATATTTCCATCTCCATCGATGCTTGAAGACAACCACATGCACATCATTCGTAGTCATGAACTGAAACACAAACAAACTCAAAAATTGAACCTCTGCCTCCTGTAATTTCTTTATCTTCCACTTTGTCTTAAAGACCCACCAATCATATTCACAAAACATATCCCTCCTAATCTCCAATATCTTCACGAAGATAGGTTCTGATTTGCGCAACTTCACTTGGTTCGGTTGAGGACTTTGGTCGAATAGTTGGTGGTTCACAAGGGTAACTGCATTCTCGAAGATCATGGTGTTTCCTTGAAGACCCCAGCCATTCTCCTTTCTTGATTTCTGGATTCCATATCTTCaatcttgatttcttgaatttcttcttcaatggattccacTTTAGTACCGGAAGCCACAACTTCGATCTCGGTGTTGTTGCTCTTCAGTAAATTAGGAATTTTGATTGAATCTGTTGGTGCAAAATTTTCCAAAATCGCAAGATTGTATTTTTCAAATGTACTCTGATCTTTGTGTTCTgaaatttcttcttcaactgATTCCACTTGAGGATCAGAAGCAACATCCGTTTGTGTTCTGAAACCTCCTTCTAACTTGGCATCGCCATTCATTACACCTTTACTATTTTGCCAGTTAGAGTTTGTATAAGTACTGAATTTTGAGGTCCTCCTAAAATTCAATACGCCCCCTTCTTGAATTTTAGCCATAGCAAAAGCATTATTAAGATTCTGAGGACTTAATAACCTCAAAGGCAATCTAATATCATCTTTAAGGCCATTTAAAAAACAACTCAACTTGTATTCTTCAGATAAATTCTTCAATCAATTAGAAAGTACCTCAAATTGTATTTTGTAAAGGGTCACAGTCGAAGTCTGTCTCACCCTTGTTAGTGTCTCCATGGGATCAAACCGCAACAATGGAGCATCGGTAAAGCCCTTCCAGTTATGGAAATACCCTCATTCTTCTGATTTTCGAAACCAATTCAGTGCTTCTCCCTCCATATGGAATTCTGCCAGTTTAAGTTTCTACCTTTCCAAAGTATGATAGTGCTCAAAGAATTGCTCCACCTTGTAAATCCAACCGGTTGGATTATCCCCATCAAACATGGGAAAATCCAATCTTGCTGGACGTGGCTGCTGGCCTCTTTCCCAGTGATTCTCATCAAAATTCCGGCCATACCTCCTCCTTTCTTGGTGATTTTGCTGGTCAGACCAATACTGATCCTCCTCCTCAATACTGATCCTACTACCAGACCTTCTTTCTTCATATTGATCCTCATTAACCCTTCTTCCAGATCTTCTTTCTTCATAAGAAAACTGTTGCTCCCGCCAGTGAGGatcctcttcttcattttgtctcacattctttcttctttcttcagaATACTGGTTCTAGTTTCTGCTCTTCTCAAGAATTTTAATCCTATCATATCGAGCATCATAGTGATAAACCTCACACCTATCTTGATTCTGATTTACAGGACTTGTTGATTCCCCTTTTCTTGCACTCCGAGAATGCTCCATGGCTTGCCTTTGATTCTGTTGCCAGCTTGAATGTATATTTCTCCTGATTGTCTCCATTGTTGAATCgaacggctctgataccacttgtaatgcttttgtttctttttggtaatttttgtaGATATATTTGTGATAGAAGATTAGAAATGGgtagagaaagaaatgaaattgtATTGAATTATTGAAAGATAGGCTGATTCGAGTTCAGCAAGACTCCATTACAGGGTGATTCGAGCTCATCCCTTAGCTCCAATAAACAGTTTCAAAACACTTCTACAAATTCGATAACCTTTATTTCTCATGCATTGGACTTTTTTATACTCTCAACCCACATCTGCTAACTAACAAAAGTCTATAGTCTAACTATTACAATTATATCCCTTACACTTGCCAACAACTCCACAATCAACTTAGGCATCAAGCACGAAATACAAAACAAGACAAGAAGTAGCTGTAGTTCCCATGCCATTGGACAATAAAGCAAAAAGATGGTCGACCAACTCCCCACTTGCCTTTTAGGCTTTTAGCATACAACAACAAACTACTAATATTAAGATTAGTACGTATACAAATAGAATTGACTTATTGAAATTTATAGTTTCTTTCTCGTGGTATTTTGCAGGCGATTACGGTCTTGAATCCCTATTTGAAATGATAGCGTTGCATTTAGATGCTACCTATGCAGAACATAATACATGGAGAGAGTTTGCTCTATGTTTCCTTAAACTTTCTCAATATGAAGAGGATCGAATGTCTGTGTGTCCTAATGAAAATGAAGATGGGCAGGAGCAACCGGACTCCATTCATTTTACTAAGACCCCTAAAATATTTACAGAGGGAAAATCAGGAAAGTGTTGGAGGCTTCGCTGCAGATGGTGGTTGACACGTCACTTCAGCAGTAACGTGCTTGTATCAGAGATTGCGGCAGgtatatttcattttcatatCAAGAAAATCTTCTCACTTTGTGCTATTTGTATCACTTCTGATCTTGTCTGGGATGATAAAGTTATTGAACCATGTTGAAATTTGATTGATGCTGTGATTGATGTGCACCTGATTGCACCTGATTGCACATAATTGAGTATCTGGTCTCAAATCAGAGCATAGAACTAGCAAGATCTGAATTGGATCCATCAACTCGCCTGGTTTAATTGGATTATAATTGACCCACTTCAGTAAATTGGTTTCATTTTTGATTGCCTTATTTTAgtgaaattaaataatattttctttttttgcttttatttgcAACAGGTGATTTGCAGCTCCTAACTTATAAAGCAGCTTGTGCATCGCATATGTACGGACGAGAGTTCAATTATGTTGTGGAGGCTTATAATTGTttacaaaaggaaaatgatagggacttgttcttgttcttgcaAACGCACATGCAGAACTCAATAGGAATATATTCAAACTTCctataaatgaaataaattttgagGTCACCTTCCTTTGTGCAGGCAAAAGTTTTAATTTCTTCTGGTTGATGAATGTTCATCAATGCCAAGAGTCTCAGTCTGCCATAATATTATGGATAAAGTTTTCTTCAACCCAGTCTATTAAATTTGACATCTGTCCTTAGAATAAGtgttttttacatgtatttttaataggattaacaTAGTCGGATGCTctttgtcaatttaatagactggaAGAAATTCTTTCATCTcaatttagaagaaaacttttgtcttaaaattattgtattaattgttaaaataCAATTTGACTTTCGTATAATCTAGATTATACTATATTCATGATTATCGTCAACTTTAGTATAATCTCGAATAAGTCCTAGTTGAACTcaagtattttaatttttgtaaaatacaTTGAACGATTattaaagtaaataaagtagTAGGTTATTAAAGCTTGACTTGCTACATTTCAACGCCAagtaatgtatttatttattcccttaaaataaaaaaaaggaatgtaTTTATTGAACTAATTTCAAGTGGACATTGAAtaattgtatatatttattgtaatATTTATAAGTTGCTTCTGTATTCATTCTCTCATGAATTGTGTAAGacgaaaaaaaagtaaataaaaattcaagatataattaaattaaacgaTTTAAAATGACTCTTCAAATTCgcaaatttttttgttcttgaatacCTAGCtgattaattttatatttttggaaaaatttcaaTTAATCCTTAtaaactttcatcacttttgtcaTCACTCTCCCAAAGttcaaaaacaattaatttaatgtatcaaactttaaaaaaatttcaattttacccCTCTGTTacccttatttaaaaaattaattgtaatttaaggataattttaaaattttaaaaaagtttacaAGAGTATAAATGTTATTTTAGGCCTATACAAGCGGTTACGATTAGCATTATTGGCTCTAACAGCTAATCGCAACTGCCTAAGgcggttattgaattttaacaatcACAACCTTTTCGCTTAAGCGGTCAACAGTTATTTTAATGTTGTGAAAAATCTAcataaaacgacgtcgttttgatgatattttttatattaaatatataatataaatatttatattatttatatataagggtaAGCGATTAGCTATTATTAATCGCTTACCCATACTCCTAAAACCGCTAACTGCTTCGCTTTGGGCAATCAGCGATTTTTTATAATCGCCGTTAAAAACGGTTATATGATTAGTGGTTATAGAGTTAGATTATAACCGTCCCATTTGTATATGCCTAGGTTATTTTACCATTTGAGGATTTGATATAACCCCAAACTCTAAAAGGAGAggtgagattgcaaaaaattaaaagtttgatatattaattaaaagtttttgaGCTTTGTAGAagtgattgcaaaagtgatggacgtttaaatgaagttttttttttcattaaaaaaagaaaaaaaagaaaaaaaaagaaagaaaggttaTTGGGCCTACAATCTCAGCCTGGATCAATTCTACAAGTCCACTTCACATATCCAAGCGCAAAGAGAAAGGACGAGCTAACATCTTCGCAAATTTgattaactctctctctctctctctctctccctctctctctcgcatTCATGATTCAGAGGAGCTTCGCATAAAACATATTGATCGATAATCCGACCGGAAAAGGAATAGAGGAAAGGAAGCAATGGCGTCGTACAGAGCGGAGGACGACTACGACTACCTGTTCAAGGTGGTGTTGATAGGGGACTCGGGCGTTGGCAAGTCCAACCTCTTGTCGCGCTTTACCAAGAATGAGTTCAGCCTCGAGTCCAAGTCCACCATTGGAGTTGAATTCGCCACCCGCAGCATCCGTGTTGACGACAAGATCGTCAAGGCTCAGATTTGGGACACCGCTGGCCAAGAAaggttctctctctcccattcctgttttttctgtgttttttgGTTGGAAAATGTAGGAAATAGAGAGAATTGTGGTTTTGAAATTGGGATTTGGCGAACTGTTGGCTGAGATGTTATTATCGGGAAAAGTTGGGATATGGGGTTTTTGAGTTTGTGTGGGCATGTTTGGTTGGTGGGAAAATTTGGAAAGGGAGGGATTGTGGTTTTGAATTTGGGATTTGGCGTGCTGTTGGTTGAGAATGTCGTTTTCGGGAAAAGTTGGGATAGGGTGTTTTTGGAGTTTGTCTGTGGTATGGTATGTTTGGTTGGGTGGAAAATGGTGGAGGATTGGAATCTGGGATTCATGTAGTCCCGCACTTTATAAAGGTCTGAGGGCGTTTGAAGTAAATGGGTTTTGGGATTTGATGTTGTTCTATGTTTGGTTGCTGGGTAATGGATGGGAACACAAGAAAGTAGAGTTTTACAGATCGTCTCATCACTAATATCAATTGAGATCTGTTAAggaaattagaattttttttgttgttgtttggttgctgagaaaatagGTAAATTAAGGTATCTGAATCTTGGGCCTTTTTTAGGGGGGTTTTTGAGAGATCTGAGGAAGCAACATGTCCTAGTTAATGGGCCTAGTACAAGTACTTGGCTTGAATTAGTTGAGGCTTCATTTTTATGAAATATGTAATGGCATAAGGAACATGTCTTTCAGGCGGTTggatattaaattattaattatgtaaGTGAAAGCTAGCAAGAGTAGACGGGCTTTATGCATTCCTCTTAGTCTCAACTTTAGGAGGGACGGATTACCTACTCTTAACAGTCAAAGCGAACCCTTTCATTCTGAATGAATCAAAGCTCCCCAAGTAGGATTTGAACCTACAACTATCTATTTAtgtgtgtatttattatttcaCCAACTTTTACTACTCCAATATCATTAGCAAATGGATAGAGGAAgtagaaaattgaaaagatggAAATTTGATATGTCTGTCTTGTGAACTAGTATCAGCAAGTCATGGGAAGGGGAGAAGCTCTTTAAGAATTTACAAGATAAATCTTGTGAAAAGCATCTAATAATTAGTGGTGGATTTTCTAATGAAGAGTTagattgatttttcttcttggttgctaagaaaatgttgtcaaagaaaagaaacaagaatttgGGATCCTAGTTCTATCACCTAAAGATCAGGAATCAGGTGTACTTATcacaaaacatagaaaaaagtgagatggtttgcatttttttttagggttaattacACTTACCCTCACAAACTACTATTCATTTATAcgttgcccccacgaactaacACTTGTCACACTCAATCCCCTTAAACTActattttttgacaaaaaactGTTCCGTTAGGCCAtctagtccaaaaaaaaaaaaaaaaaaaaacaaacaaacaaacaaacctgATATGCATGTGATCATATGAAAGAAGGGGGGAGTTTTGGTGTGATGTGGCTTTCGCTCTGTGGAATAACATTTTTACTCGTTTTGGTatatcttgggttatgcctagaagagttatcgacttatttgcttgttggtggaagtttGGATGGCCGAGGAGTGCTGCGATTTGGAAAATGGTGCCAATCTGcatttttttgtatttgaaaagaaagaaatcttaggtgtttcaaGAATTTAGGTGTTTCAAGAATTTGGAGAGTTCCATAGaagatattttagcttcgtttttttatacattgtatctttggacgatGGCTTTTTTGTCCCCACTATCGATTAGCTTTGTtgatttccttgttcgtttttctattACTAATTAGgtatttctttttgtatacttccagtgtactaggggcgctttacgctttcaataagactaaatttacttatcaaaaaaaggggggaggggggagttGTGACACTAGTGGATGATAATTGTTGTGACAGTTTTTCGGTCAGTGAAAGAACAGCTcctgcaaaagataaagcaaatAAGTAAAAGAGCTTGCCGTTGTCGGCTGCCAGTGCAtagctccgatgcctaagtcagttatCACTCTAAAGGTGGATAATGacaaaattacttatcaaaaaaaatagagggtGGATAATGACAAAATCACAAGATAGTTTTTCTTAGAGTAAGAGATAAGAAGAAACCTTTTACCTTTACCGGGTGTGGTTTATATAGTAGCTTGGTGCTAAGTGTGGCCTAGGAGGCTGATCCCCATAACCCCCAAATCTGGGGATTGGGGGTATGGCCTTGGCATGGCCGAACGCTACGTATCAATGGAGGTGATTTATCCACCCTCAAATCGTGGGATAGGGCATACGGCCCGAGTATGACTCAAATTGATGTGACCTACTTACTCCCCCAAACTATGGGATTCAGGGTATGGTGGGGAGATTGCTTTGACTTCCAAGTGTTGTCAGCTGGCGATAGAATCTCAGGTTTTGCGGGAAACATGATCGAATCCTTGATATTGTGCTAATTCATTAATTTCTGGTGATCTGTGTTTGAGCAATCGGATTGAAGCGTGATCCTTGATCAATTGTGGACTCCAAGAGGTGAAACCCGATAGTGGGCTCCGATTGGTTATAGTGATAGCAGGCTGGGCCCTGACTGCCGGCCCAATTCCCAACAATAATCAACCTTATTTACTTAAACATTGATTAGTCACGAAACTCAACGGTTTATGTACAGTTAGCCTAGATCTCATAAATTGATTAATaacttataatttagtttctaaGCAACACTATTTAGTTCTGAAGGAAAGAAGCCTAAATTAACCTACTTTTAGAAGCCCGACAGATTAGCAataaattagtttaattaaatgtgaGACCTTCATTTTTGTCCATTGTGCACTACATTGGACAGAAAATTGTCCTGCGTTATCACTCCTCAGGCTTAAGCATAGTAATATCGGCCTTGTCATCTAATATTATATATTGCTTTTTGTGGACAAACTTGTAAAGAATCAATTTCAATTATAAGATCTTTGGCTTGCAGTTTGTATGATTTGATGCTTGTCAGTGAGAGTTTTTATGGAGTATTCTGTCTGCCACTCATTGTAGCTTGGCTTTCCTTCTTGACTGGTGCCACAGCTCAGGGTAGGAAGGAATCAGATATCTGGTGCAGATCCTTTTGGATTGCTTACTATTTTGATTGACtgagtgaaaattgaaatgataaCTTATTGATCCTTGAAACGAATCTTCTCAGGGGGTCTGGAAGTGCAAATGTTGTTTGCTTCAACTGGCCATATTTTGATAAACGCTAAATAAAAAAGTTGCAAGATAAAGCAGCCCATCATGTATCATAtcctaacttttttctttttaatcaatTCAAACATCTTGTATTTTATTGTTGACATGACTAATATCAAATAAATGTCATAATAACAGTAACGACAATGCTTGACAAACAGATGATTAGTGACATGAACAATACAGAAAAGATATGGATATGTTTTTGGGAGGTGTTTCTGTGAGGGTATTGTTCTAATACACATTAGAACAGGGTATATATCCAGCGTACTTTATAATTTATGACAATGGATATTGTACATAAAATAATcactttaaatttgattttacaTGTTCTGATCTTTGTTCAGGATCAACAAGTGTCATATTGCCTTGTTTCTTGTAACAATCTGTAATATTGCTTATGTTCAGTAGCTTAGTTTGTTGGAAATTTTGTTGCGGTTGAACTTTCAATAGGCGCACATATAGAAAGcttcttttacttttctccAATTTTTGGTTCTAATGTGATCCTATTATTAGTCATGAATGTATAGTCTGGAAATTGTagtttgaatacttaatttatattctttacAATAGGTACCGAGCAATTACTAGTGCATACTACCGAGGAGCTGTAGGGGCATTGCTTGTCTATGATGTCACCCGCCATGTTACATTTGAGAATGTTGAGAGATGGTTGAAGGAGCTACGGGGTCACACAGAATCCAATATCGCGATAATGCTTGTGGGTAACAAGGCAGACCTGCGTCACTTGCGTGCTGTATCCACGGAGGATGCTACAGGCTTTGCTGAAAGGGAGAACACTTTCTTTATGGAAACATCTGCCCTTGAGGCTATGAATGTGGAAAATGCATTCACTGAAGTGCTAACCCAAATATATCGAGTGGTTAGCCGGAAAGCACTTGATACTGGGGATGATCCTGCAGCCTTGCCTAAAGGACAGACCATAAATGTTGGGACCAAAGATGATGTCTCGGCTGTGAAGAAAGTTGGTTGCTGCTCTGCCTAATTATAAAGGTGATGGATCAAAGAGGCTCAACCTTTCTTCTCCTCGTATAGCTGCCCCTAAAATGTGAGGATTTCTACCTGCAATTCATGGATTTTCTCGCTTAACTATTCACTCTTATTGCAGTGGTTGAGCTTGTCTGAGATTAGCCTCAACATTTGGAGTCCAAAGAAATGCCACATATTCCATCAGATGTCGATTTCTTGATGtttacttttgtcttttcctCCCTCTGGTATATTGTTTCAATCCTCAACTGTAGCTTTTGTTGTACTTGGTTGCTCTAGAATAGAAAGAGTTCTGCGACAAGTTTAATTTTGTATCTGATAAATGATTAGTGCTGGATGTTAtgaaatattttcttgttcATCTGTACCATTTAATACATAACAAAAAAGGAGGTGAAAAAAATGTGATGAGGAGGAACCCTTCCTAAATGTTCTCCCTGGATTTGAAacggagaggatcctattcccgACTCCACCCCTGGATATCTTTCCTTTTTGGTCTAAAATCAATTAGGtacttgtaaattgtaatttatcagaaaatatatatatatatacacaagaaGCTCTACAGATTTGTGCTTAAGCCAAATTTGCAATTGCTGCTGTGCCTTCCATTCCGAGAGACAGATTTAAGGGTTGCACTCTGGATAATCCTGCTTAGAAACAGCATTGATTTTAAGTTCTCAGATGCTCCCTAGTAGTTGTAAGAGCATTAACAATAGCTTCTCCTAAAACCTATCCCATTATTATGTAAATACCGGTACCGTACTTCAAGTAGGCAACGGCATTGCCCTTATTTATGGTATTGGTGAAGTAATGGCGGGTGAATTAGTAGAAAGAAGTAAGGGAAGctattgtttaatttgtttgattgattggaTCTTCTGGTTTTTCCTGTTTCCTTTTTCACTAAATTGAATGTGAACCATAACAAATTCGAGTCCATCCAAATCTGCAAGTGTATGACAAATGGATCATATTTACACACAAAAAGGTCTCTAGTATGAACGTGGAAACTTCATCGCTCAATAAGAAAATCACATTTATCCTGTTTGGTAGATTTCTCACCAATAGTGTGTAAATAATGTATCTCCAAAAACTGGACAGCAGACACAAGCATTTGCTCACCCatgataataaaattataatttttccacATGCAAGATTACCAGCTAAATAGCAAGATTAGCTCTTCTATGTGTATCCCTGTTAGGTGGTGTTGGTGTTAGTAGCTAGGTATTGTATCCTCTTTAATCTTCCTTCGGAATATTATGGACGAGAAATGTGCTAGTGGTTTTGAATAAAGCCCCTTGATAGTCGGCTTTCAAAAAGTTTAGGGGCCGGGAAATAAGCATCACGTATCAATGGGCAGACAATGCTACAATGCAGTTGGGGCATCGTCAATCATAACGTCTCCCtgctttgctttctttttcggCTTGCGCTTCTTCTGTTTCAGTTTGAGCCGTATTTGATCTTTAACGCTCTTTTcccactcttttttctttttctgataaAGCAGCATTGCAGCACGAGCATCTTGTATCTGAACAACAAGAAATTAGTTAAAAGTCCTAAAATAATTCCATAGTTTAAATAGATTCTTCACTGAGAAGCTGATGCGACAATAATATGTGTagcatcataaaaaaattaaaaactggaGAATTTAGCTTTTTCTCTTAGTTTAAAGATATCTTTGACTCAATTCCTATCAGTAGAGCATTACCCCATTATAGATGAGTGCACCAAATTTGACTATCAACTTAGAAAATGTtctatgttaatttttttttgataggtaatcagagaaattttataaaaagcagAAAATGTTCTAAATTAATCACCAAAAAGAAAGTTAAAAGAACTAACAGGGCAGTGCTCCCCATTTTGGATCTGAACACCGAGAAACTGAGCAGCAAGATGCCGCAGGGCTCTTCTGCCCCTTTCCCTGCGTAAATAAGCTCATAAGTCATAAggagatataaaatataatacaatgtCATTGGCAATGCTTAGTAGCTACAAAATAGAAAAGTGAGGTAAATCAGTACTTGAGAAAAGTTTGATATTCTGAGGTATCCCGCACGTCCTTCTTGGGATGACTTAATAGAAGTACCTGTCCAAGAAAGAGCCACTCACATTCTCAGAGTTATTCTGCAACACTCATTCTTTTTATTGGAAAGTTACACACCCAATGAGACTTGAACCCACGACCTCACCCTCTACCTTGCTACAGAGGAAGGAGgtaccatttgagctaaagctcattggtACACTAGAAAAAATCCAtccaataaataaaagaaaaaacaaccaATCAAGATATCTAACCTTGAGATCATTGTGCAAGGCATGTCCCACAAGAATCCTTCCGTTAACTATCTCTGCCACCCTCTTCTGAACAACCCGAAAATCTTTTGCTGAAGAGAATATTATATGC contains these protein-coding regions:
- the LOC133874874 gene encoding ras-related protein RABA1f-like, coding for MASYRAEDDYDYLFKVVLIGDSGVGKSNLLSRFTKNEFSLESKSTIGVEFATRSIRVDDKIVKAQIWDTAGQERYRAITSAYYRGAVGALLVYDVTRHVTFENVERWLKELRGHTESNIAIMLVGNKADLRHLRAVSTEDATGFAERENTFFMETSALEAMNVENAFTEVLTQIYRVVSRKALDTGDDPAALPKGQTINVGTKDDVSAVKKVGCCSA